The genomic interval ATCAGAGCCCGTGCTGACCTCGCCCCAGAATCGGCATTTGACCCGAAACACCCATACCACGACCCCAAGGCGAAGCGGGACACTCCCAAATGGGTAGTCGTGCACGTCGAGTTTCGCCGCAAGTTCAAGAAGCAGGTCACGTTGACCGACCTGAAATTGCACGGTCAGCCGGGGAAGCCGCTGGAGAATCTCCAGACGCTCAAACAATCGCGACTCAGTGTTTCGTCCGTCACGCCCGCGCAATGGAGGTTTAtcctggagctggcgggcGAGGACTCGGAACGCCAGTAAATGCACAGTGGATTCTTTCTAGTAAACATTTCTATTGTCATATGGCGTCGATGGATCGTGATGAACGGGGGGTATCTGTAATgagaacaaaacacaaaCAATGAATCCTTAGCCATCAAGTGGCCGGCCGCAGCGCGTAGAATCGAACGGGGAAGAGCTTCAAACTGGGCGGGAAGCCAGCCTGCTCCTCGGACTTGATCAAGTTCAGCCCAGCCTCCTTGAACAGCATCCGAAACTTGTCGTCGGTGCGGGTGACGCTGCTGTCCACCTCATCGTACACATCCTGGCCATCGGAAGCAGTCGACATATTCTCCTTGATCACAATCACCCCGCCCTCCGACAGCGCCTCCCGACACCGAACCAGATACGCCACGAGCTGTGCATCAGTCAAATGCCCCAGGCACCACTGATTCCAGACCAGGTCATACTCTTTCCCGGGCACCCAGCTCTCCAACCCAACGACGAAAACATCGCCCACCTTCCCAGCTTTCTTCAATGGGCCCTCGCGCACCACGCGCGCAAAGTTCTCCACGGGctcaaccacatccacgACTTCACACACGTTGCTCAGAAACCCCTCCGTGACGCGTCCGATGCCCGCGCCGCAGTCGACGCCGAGCGGGAGCGCGCCCGTGGAAGGGATCGCGGGCACGAGGCGCCGGATCTTGGCGAGGAAGCTGGATGATCCGCGGAGGTCGATGCGCGAGATCTGGGGGAACCCGCCTAGCATCCCGTTGACGTCGGGGGCGACGGAGTTCCAGTATTCGAGGGAGGTAGCATGATTGATGTTGGAATCAGCCATTCCGCAGTGAATTGGATCGGAACTGGTTAGGAACTGGTTAGGTAATTGTGTAGTCGAGTAGAGGGTATGTAGGTCGGTCGGTAGTTAGAGTTAGTTGGTGGGGGGTGCAGAAGAGTGGCAGTTCAGACCGAGGCCGGATGTGTGGGCCAAACAAAAGCGCCGCTCATTCTTCTTGCCCTAAAGAGCAGGTCGATGCGACGGGTTCGGGTCGTCCGACAGCCAGCTATGACGGGGTCGATTATTACTTATCAACTTCGCTATATCTTCACTCCCCGCTTCTGCCCTCCCATGTTCCTCCGCtctgctctctccctctcAAGGCCACTACCTCTTTGTCTATACCGCACTCCCCGACATTTCTactcctccccctccatcatgTCCGACGTCTCCGTACAGTTGACTGCCCCGAATGGGCGCTCCTACACCCAACCTATCGGCCTGTTCATCAACAATGAATTCGTCAAGTCCAAGTCCGGCGAGAAGTTCGCCTCCATCAACCCCTCGTACGTTTGGACCTCGCTAATGTCGTCATACATACCGTACGGACCCCGCTAACTCTGATCACCAGAAACGAGACCGAGATCACCTCAGTCTatgccgccggcgccgaggatgtcgacgttgctgtcgctgctgcGCGCAAGGCGCTCCGCGATCCGTCCTGGAAGTTGCTGCCCGCCACGGATCGTGGTatgttgatgatgaagcTGGCGGACTTGATCGATCAGCACAAGGAGACGCTGGCTACCATCGAGACCTGGGATAACGGTATGGATGGCCACACATCGAATGGCAGGACAAGCTGACAGGAGTCTAGGCAAGCCATACTCTGTTTCTCTGAACGATGACCTGGGCGAGGTCAGCGGCACCCTCCGGTACT from Penicillium psychrofluorescens genome assembly, chromosome: 5 carries:
- a CDS encoding uncharacterized protein (ID:PFLUO_007930-T1.cds;~source:funannotate), giving the protein MADSNINHATSLEYWNSVAPDVNGMLGGFPQISRIDLRGSSSFLAKIRRLVPAIPSTGALPLGVDCGAGIGRVTEGFLSNVCEVVDVVEPVENFARVVREGPLKKAGKVGDVFVVGLESWVPGKEYDLVWNQWCLGHLTDAQLVAYLVRCREALSEGGVIVIKENMSTASDGQDVYDEVDSSVTRTDDKFRMLFKEAGLNLIKSEEQAGFPPSLKLFPVRFYALRPAT